Proteins encoded in a region of the Stieleria neptunia genome:
- a CDS encoding RNA polymerase sigma factor, which yields MESTSATLLGRLRDASDHQAWQEFVQIYTPMIHRWATALQLSQSDANDLTQDVMLTLVRRMHGFRYDPKKSFRSWLKTVAVNRGRDFLRKRCRSDVQLAESGHASDVDHVKFLSDREYEQMLAQRILTYIRTEFEETTWRACWMSVVEEQQASKIATELGISLNAVYLAKSRVLRRIRADLDDLLS from the coding sequence TTGGAATCCACTTCTGCCACGCTCCTGGGTCGTCTACGCGACGCTTCGGACCATCAAGCATGGCAGGAATTTGTCCAGATCTACACGCCGATGATTCACCGCTGGGCCACGGCGCTTCAGCTTTCGCAGTCCGATGCGAATGATCTGACCCAGGACGTGATGCTCACGCTTGTCCGTCGGATGCATGGGTTTCGCTACGATCCCAAGAAGAGTTTCCGCAGCTGGCTGAAGACCGTTGCGGTCAATCGTGGACGCGATTTTCTTCGCAAACGCTGCCGGTCGGATGTTCAACTCGCCGAATCCGGGCATGCTTCGGACGTCGACCATGTCAAGTTTTTGTCGGATCGAGAATACGAACAAATGCTCGCGCAGCGAATCTTGACGTACATTCGCACCGAGTTCGAGGAGACCACCTGGCGGGCGTGCTGGATGAGCGTGGTGGAGGAGCAGCAGGCCTCGAAAATCGCAACGGAACTTGGCATCAGCTTAAACGCCGTCTATCTGGCCAAATCTCGCGTGCTTCGACGGATACGCGCTGATCTCGATGATCTCTTGAGCTGA